A single genomic interval of Ramlibacter sp. harbors:
- a CDS encoding GAF domain-containing protein, which yields MIPAPIPAQEGLRLAAVRAAVCAYAPREERFDRITRTAKRLLQVPIALITIVEEDEQWFRSVQGLDEPHTPRDISFCGHVVASGKPLVIRDTWTDNAFADNPLVLGKPGIRSYVGLPLEIAPGIFAGSLCAIDTMPRTYDEEELAALQDLARMAESELRSVAVASLQKSLLMRLDLAQRRQALDPVTGCWTIRGFRELLGLAVEQAHADNTQMALCLLRVNTDAAALKLPHGDSGRTLMLGWLAQLLRGRLPPEGALARLGDTDFCALLSAPTALALERVLSPVVQPELSALLAHGQSFQARVDSHVVHLDDLGGAATGNTMWARILAALQPGKKWA from the coding sequence ATGATCCCAGCTCCCATTCCGGCCCAAGAAGGCCTGCGTCTGGCCGCCGTTCGTGCCGCCGTCTGCGCGTATGCCCCTCGCGAGGAGCGCTTTGATCGCATCACGCGCACGGCCAAGCGGCTTTTGCAGGTGCCGATTGCGCTGATCACCATCGTTGAAGAAGACGAGCAATGGTTTCGTTCGGTGCAGGGCCTGGACGAGCCGCACACCCCCCGAGATATTTCGTTCTGCGGTCACGTGGTGGCGTCGGGCAAGCCGCTGGTGATTCGGGACACCTGGACCGACAACGCCTTTGCCGACAACCCGCTGGTGCTGGGCAAGCCCGGAATCCGCTCCTACGTGGGGCTGCCGCTGGAAATCGCGCCCGGCATTTTTGCGGGCTCGCTGTGTGCCATTGACACCATGCCCCGCACCTACGACGAGGAAGAGCTGGCGGCGCTGCAGGACCTCGCGCGCATGGCTGAAAGCGAATTGCGCTCAGTGGCTGTGGCCAGCTTGCAAAAGTCGCTGCTGATGCGGCTTGACCTCGCGCAGCGGCGGCAGGCACTTGACCCGGTCACGGGCTGCTGGACGATCCGCGGCTTCCGGGAGCTGCTGGGCCTGGCCGTGGAACAGGCGCATGCCGACAACACGCAGATGGCCCTGTGCCTGCTGCGCGTCAACACGGACGCGGCCGCATTGAAGCTGCCCCATGGCGACAGTGGCCGGACTCTGATGCTGGGGTGGCTGGCCCAGCTGCTGCGCGGCCGCCTGCCGCCCGAGGGCGCGCTGGCCCGCCTGGGCGACACCGACTTTTGCGCCTTGCTGTCGGCGCCCACGGCTCTGGCGCTGGAGCGCGTCCTCTCGCCCGTGGTCCAGCCGGAGCTGTCGGCACTGCTGGCCCATGGTCAGTCCTTTCAGGCACGCGTGGACAGCCATGTGGTGCACCTGGACGATCTGGGCGGCGCGGCGACCGGCAACACGATGTGGGCGCGCATCCTGGCGGCGCTCCAACCCGGCAAGAAATGGGCCTGA
- a CDS encoding CoA transferase: protein MASAKKPVLRPLKGVRVLSLALNLPGPAALMRCRAMGATCVKLEPPTGDPMGHYNKPAYAQLHEGVKVLGADLKTATGQKLLHRELAKADVLLTSFRPSALTKLGLGWKALHKTYPTLSQVAIVGAPGARAEEPGHDLTYLADNGLVSGLALPPTLYADMGGSLMASEAVLQAALLQSERYAGTGDPHPRGVFIEVALADAAGYLALPRNWGLTQPTGSVGGAHAGYKVYPCKDGRVAVAALEPHFAAALCAAAGVADSGMRAMLAPATHEAIAAFLLTQTRQQLDRLAAARDIPLHTLP, encoded by the coding sequence ATGGCCTCCGCAAAAAAACCTGTCCTGCGCCCGCTCAAGGGCGTGCGCGTCCTGAGCCTGGCGCTCAACCTGCCCGGCCCGGCCGCGCTCATGCGCTGCCGCGCCATGGGCGCCACCTGCGTCAAGCTGGAGCCACCCACGGGCGACCCCATGGGGCACTACAACAAGCCGGCCTACGCCCAGCTGCATGAGGGCGTGAAGGTGCTCGGCGCCGACCTCAAGACCGCCACCGGCCAAAAGCTGCTGCACCGCGAACTGGCCAAGGCCGACGTGCTGCTGACCTCGTTCCGGCCGTCGGCGCTGACCAAGCTGGGCCTGGGCTGGAAGGCATTGCACAAGACCTACCCCACGCTGTCCCAGGTCGCCATCGTCGGCGCGCCCGGCGCGCGCGCCGAGGAGCCCGGCCACGACCTGACCTACCTGGCCGACAACGGCCTGGTCAGTGGCCTGGCCCTGCCGCCCACGCTGTACGCCGACATGGGCGGCTCGCTGATGGCCAGCGAGGCCGTGCTGCAGGCCGCGCTGCTGCAAAGCGAACGCTACGCCGGCACCGGCGACCCGCACCCGCGGGGCGTGTTCATCGAGGTGGCGCTGGCCGATGCCGCCGGCTACCTTGCCCTGCCCCGCAACTGGGGCCTGACCCAGCCCACCGGTTCGGTAGGCGGCGCGCACGCGGGCTACAAGGTCTACCCATGCAAGGATGGCCGGGTGGCCGTGGCTGCGCTGGAGCCTCACTTTGCGGCAGCGCTGTGCGCGGCGGCCGGCGTGGCCGACTCCGGCATGCGCGCCATGCTGGCCCCCGCCACCCACGAGGCGATCGCCGCCTTTTTGCTCACGCAAACACGCCAGCAGCTTGACCGGCTGGCCGCCGCACGCGACATCCCGCTGCACACTTTGCCCTGA
- the pobA gene encoding 4-hydroxybenzoate 3-monooxygenase, with protein sequence MRTQVAIIGAGPSGLLLGQLLHKAGIDNIILERQTGDYVLGRIRAGILEQITVDLLHEAGVGAGVDAGGTVHHSIELVFAGTRHPIDVHGLTGGKVVTAYGQTELTRDLMEARAAAGLTTVYEAANVTPADFDGSRPRITYEKDGQTHTLDCDFIAGCDGYHGVSRASVKDSITEYERHYPFGWLGVLADVPPVSPHAIVYGNSERGFSLCSMRSLTRSRYYVQCPLDDKVEDWSDQRFWDELRRRLDPALAEAIVTGPTIEKSIAPLRSFVAEPMRFGRLFLAGDAAHIVPPTGAKGLNLASSDVKYLSSALIEYYRDKTPAGIDTYSARCLRRVWKAERFSWWLTSLLHRFPDTQGFGQKIQEAELDYLVGSVAASTTLAENYVGLPLELH encoded by the coding sequence ATGCGTACCCAGGTCGCCATCATCGGCGCGGGCCCTTCCGGCCTGCTGCTCGGCCAGTTGCTGCACAAGGCCGGCATCGACAACATCATTCTGGAGCGCCAGACCGGCGACTATGTGCTGGGCCGCATCCGCGCTGGCATCCTGGAGCAGATCACCGTGGACCTGCTGCACGAGGCGGGCGTGGGCGCGGGCGTGGATGCCGGAGGCACCGTTCACCACAGCATCGAGCTGGTGTTCGCGGGCACGCGCCACCCGATCGACGTGCACGGCCTGACCGGGGGCAAGGTGGTCACGGCCTACGGCCAGACCGAGCTGACCCGTGATCTCATGGAAGCGCGCGCCGCCGCCGGCCTGACCACCGTGTACGAAGCCGCCAACGTCACGCCGGCGGACTTTGACGGCAGCCGGCCCCGCATCACCTACGAGAAGGACGGCCAGACCCACACGCTGGACTGCGACTTCATTGCCGGCTGCGACGGCTACCACGGCGTGAGCCGCGCCAGCGTCAAGGACAGCATCACCGAGTACGAGCGCCACTACCCCTTTGGCTGGCTCGGCGTGCTGGCCGACGTGCCGCCGGTGTCGCCCCACGCCATCGTCTACGGCAACAGCGAACGCGGCTTCTCGCTGTGCTCCATGCGCAGCCTCACGCGCAGCCGCTACTACGTGCAATGCCCGCTGGACGACAAGGTGGAGGACTGGAGCGACCAGCGCTTCTGGGACGAGCTGCGCCGCCGGCTGGACCCGGCCCTGGCCGAGGCCATCGTCACCGGCCCGACCATCGAGAAAAGCATCGCCCCGCTGCGCAGCTTCGTGGCCGAACCCATGCGCTTTGGCCGCCTGTTCCTGGCGGGCGATGCCGCCCACATCGTGCCGCCCACGGGCGCCAAGGGCCTGAACCTGGCCTCCAGCGACGTCAAGTACCTGTCCAGCGCGCTGATCGAGTACTACCGCGACAAAACCCCCGCGGGCATTGACACCTATTCCGCGCGCTGCCTGCGCCGGGTCTGGAAGGCCGAGCGCTTCAGCTGGTGGCTGACCTCGCTGCTGCACCGTTTCCCGGACACCCAGGGCTTTGGCCAGAAGATCCAGGAAGCCGAGCTCGACTACCTCGTGGGTTCGGTCGCCGCCTCCACCACGCTGGCCGAGAACTACGTGGGGCTGCCGCTGGAGTTGCACTGA
- a CDS encoding helix-turn-helix domain-containing protein, which produces MTIARADFIEGMAKGLAVLESFDTERQRLNATLAAQRAGITRAAARRHLLTLAHLGYLETDGSYFWLSPKVLRFSGSYLASARLPRLLQPTLNRLAAQTLEPFSAVVLDGAEVVIVARSGVDLKTVPGGAARLLAYGLHLGARLPAHATSTGRVLLAAKSKTAFNEWLRGRTLPRIAPRTTTDPKQLRAIIAQVRADDWCVASEEHEIGVHALAVPLRNAQGETVAALNVVTSAARLVPEVMQHDLLPLLQDAARELGPLL; this is translated from the coding sequence ATGACTATCGCCAGGGCCGATTTCATCGAGGGCATGGCCAAGGGCCTGGCCGTGCTCGAGAGCTTTGACACCGAGCGCCAGCGGCTGAACGCGACGCTGGCGGCACAGCGCGCGGGCATCACCCGCGCCGCCGCCAGGCGCCACCTGCTCACACTGGCGCACCTGGGCTACCTCGAAACCGACGGCAGCTATTTCTGGCTGTCGCCCAAGGTGCTGCGCTTCTCGGGCAGCTACCTGGCGTCGGCCCGGCTGCCACGGTTGCTGCAGCCCACGCTGAACCGGCTGGCGGCGCAGACGCTGGAGCCGTTTTCGGCCGTGGTGCTGGACGGCGCCGAGGTGGTGATCGTGGCGCGCAGCGGGGTGGACCTGAAGACGGTGCCCGGTGGCGCGGCCCGTCTGCTGGCCTATGGCCTGCACCTGGGGGCCCGGCTGCCGGCCCATGCCACGTCCACGGGCCGGGTGCTGCTGGCCGCCAAAAGCAAAACCGCCTTCAACGAATGGCTGCGCGGGCGCACGCTGCCGCGCATCGCGCCGCGCACCACGACCGACCCCAAGCAGTTGCGCGCCATCATCGCGCAGGTGCGCGCCGACGATTGGTGCGTGGCCAGCGAAGAGCACGAGATCGGCGTGCATGCGCTGGCGGTGCCGCTGCGCAACGCCCAAGGCGAGACCGTGGCCGCGCTGAACGTGGTCACGTCAGCCGCGCGGCTGGTGCCTGAGGTGATGCAGCACGATCTGCTGCCGCTGCTGCAGGATGCGGCGCGTGAACTGGGGCCGCTGCTGTGA
- a CDS encoding ABC transporter ATP-binding protein: MSDLLIEASGLHTYYGASHILRGIDFSVARGETIGLMGRNGMGKSTLLKSLMGLVKPRGGTVRIMGRDMTGRAPYEVAQLGMAYVPEGRGIFGNLSVVENLKMAARAGTRGQRDWTYDRVLETFPRLKERLGHGGQQLSGGEQQMLTIGRALMTNPDVLILDEATEGLAPLIAREIWRICGLIRESGISSVIVDKNWKHVTQITDRNVILVKGEVVFAGSSTELNAQPQLLDQYLGV, translated from the coding sequence ATGTCCGACCTGTTGATTGAAGCCAGCGGCCTGCACACCTACTACGGCGCGAGCCACATCCTGCGCGGCATCGACTTTTCCGTCGCGCGCGGCGAAACCATCGGCCTCATGGGCCGCAATGGCATGGGCAAGAGCACTTTGCTCAAGAGCCTGATGGGCCTGGTCAAGCCGCGTGGCGGCACGGTGCGGATCATGGGCCGCGACATGACCGGCCGCGCGCCCTACGAGGTCGCCCAGCTGGGCATGGCCTATGTGCCCGAAGGCCGCGGCATCTTCGGCAACCTCAGCGTGGTCGAGAACCTCAAGATGGCCGCGCGCGCCGGCACCCGGGGCCAGCGCGACTGGACCTACGACCGCGTGCTCGAGACCTTCCCCCGCCTCAAGGAGCGCCTGGGCCACGGCGGCCAGCAGCTCAGCGGCGGCGAGCAGCAGATGCTCACCATCGGCCGCGCGCTCATGACCAACCCCGACGTGTTGATTCTCGACGAAGCCACCGAAGGCCTGGCGCCGCTGATCGCGCGCGAGATCTGGCGCATCTGCGGGCTGATCCGCGAGTCCGGCATCAGCAGCGTGATCGTGGACAAGAACTGGAAGCACGTGACCCAGATCACCGACCGCAACGTGATCCTCGTCAAGGGCGAAGTGGTGTTTGCCGGCAGCTCGACCGAGCTGAACGCGCAGCCGCAGCTGCTGGACCAGTACCTCGGGGTCTGA
- a CDS encoding ABC transporter ATP-binding protein, protein MAATGELLLSAQQLTKRFGGLAAVNDVSVDLWRDRIHAVIGPNGAGKSTLTNLLSGDLPPTSGRVTLGGANVTGHKPHRISRQGLGRSYQKTNIFLPFSVWDNVRLAAQSRAPNAWRWLSSATSFVAINDRAERAIELSGLKDRRNAIAGTISHGEQRQLEIAMTLATGPQVLLLDEPLAGMGVAEAERMVALLLAIKPDHAMLLVEHDMDAVFTLADHLTVMVNGQVIASGAPADVRADANVQAAYLGEEH, encoded by the coding sequence ATGGCCGCCACCGGCGAACTCCTGTTGAGCGCGCAGCAGCTGACCAAGCGCTTTGGCGGCCTGGCCGCCGTGAACGATGTGTCGGTGGACCTCTGGCGCGACCGCATCCACGCGGTGATCGGCCCCAACGGTGCAGGAAAATCCACGCTGACCAACCTGCTGTCGGGCGACCTGCCCCCCACCTCGGGCCGCGTCACGCTGGGTGGCGCCAACGTCACGGGCCACAAGCCCCACCGCATTTCGCGCCAGGGCCTGGGCCGCAGCTACCAGAAGACCAACATCTTCCTGCCCTTCAGCGTCTGGGACAACGTGCGCCTGGCCGCCCAGTCACGGGCCCCCAACGCCTGGCGCTGGCTCAGCAGTGCTACGAGTTTTGTAGCAATCAACGACCGCGCCGAGCGGGCCATCGAGCTATCCGGCCTCAAGGACCGGCGAAACGCCATTGCCGGCACCATCAGCCACGGCGAGCAGCGCCAGCTCGAGATCGCCATGACCCTGGCCACCGGCCCCCAGGTGCTGCTGCTCGACGAGCCGCTGGCCGGCATGGGCGTGGCCGAGGCCGAGCGCATGGTGGCGCTGCTGCTGGCCATCAAGCCCGACCACGCCATGCTGCTGGTCGAGCACGACATGGACGCGGTGTTCACGCTGGCCGATCACCTCACGGTCATGGTCAACGGCCAGGTGATTGCCAGCGGTGCCCCGGCCGACGTGCGCGCCGATGCCAACGTGCAGGCGGCTTATCTGGGTGAGGAACACTGA
- a CDS encoding branched-chain amino acid ABC transporter permease, whose protein sequence is MSAPKNNLETLPRGLQAALALGLIALVAFPFVGSDFYAQMVARMMILAIFAMSLDLLQGVTGLVSLGHAAFFGISGYALAFMTPAGESVALWWTLPAAVLGSALAALVIGFFVVRTQGIYFIMVTMAFAQMVFYVFFDNRSLGGSDGLYINFKPDATLFGWAPFDLEDKRSFYYFTLACLVAVYAFLRRLLFSPFGRALAGIRVNEHRMRAMGFGTFGYKLAAFTLAGALAGLAGYLWGAQTGYVNPELMGFHMSAHAIMMVILGGMGNFAGAIVGAFAFEYLLSVFKDLPTVGGVHIGKHWQLWMGLFIVAIVMFAPRGLLGLAGRLFQRKEGP, encoded by the coding sequence ATGAGCGCCCCCAAGAACAACCTCGAAACCCTGCCGCGCGGCCTGCAGGCTGCGCTGGCGCTGGGCCTGATCGCGCTCGTCGCCTTCCCGTTCGTGGGCAGCGATTTTTACGCCCAGATGGTGGCGCGCATGATGATCCTGGCCATTTTTGCCATGAGCCTGGACCTGCTCCAAGGCGTGACCGGCCTGGTGTCGCTGGGGCATGCGGCGTTCTTCGGCATCTCGGGCTATGCGCTGGCCTTCATGACGCCGGCCGGTGAGTCGGTCGCGCTGTGGTGGACGCTGCCGGCCGCCGTGCTGGGCTCGGCGCTGGCGGCCCTGGTGATCGGCTTCTTCGTGGTGCGCACCCAGGGCATCTACTTCATCATGGTGACCATGGCGTTTGCGCAGATGGTGTTCTATGTGTTCTTCGACAACCGCTCGCTCGGCGGCTCCGACGGCCTGTACATCAACTTCAAGCCCGACGCCACGCTGTTTGGCTGGGCGCCGTTTGACCTGGAAGACAAGCGCAGCTTCTACTACTTCACGCTGGCCTGCCTGGTCGCGGTCTATGCCTTCCTGCGGCGGCTGCTGTTCAGCCCGTTCGGGCGGGCCCTGGCGGGCATCCGCGTCAACGAGCACCGCATGCGCGCCATGGGCTTCGGCACCTTTGGCTACAAGCTCGCGGCCTTCACGCTGGCCGGCGCGCTGGCGGGCCTGGCGGGCTACCTCTGGGGCGCGCAGACCGGTTACGTGAACCCCGAGCTCATGGGCTTTCACATGAGCGCGCACGCGATCATGATGGTGATCCTGGGCGGCATGGGCAACTTTGCGGGGGCCATCGTGGGCGCCTTTGCCTTCGAGTATTTGCTCAGTGTGTTCAAGGACCTGCCCACCGTCGGCGGGGTCCACATCGGCAAGCACTGGCAGCTGTGGATGGGCCTGTTCATCGTGGCCATCGTGATGTTCGCGCCGCGCGGCCTGCTCGGGCTGGCCGGGCGCCTGTTCCAGCGCAAGGAGGGTCCATGA
- a CDS encoding branched-chain amino acid ABC transporter permease → MDFPSFLIQLLNSVQYGLLLFMLAAGLTLIFGIMGVVNLAHGSFYMLGAYLAWSLSTLLGSLVLAIVVGAALSVVFGLALEWLLFRHFYQRDHLDQVLLTFGLIYIFEEMRSILWGDDVHGVKIPELLRGSIPLTDTLSYPVYRLFMSGVCIVLALGLYLLISRTRLGMKIRAGAFNRDMAESLGINIKLIHAVVFALGVALATVAGMIAAPISSVYPNMGSQVLIMCFVVVVIGGIGSVRGALISALLVGLVDTFGKVLLPQLAGMLVYMLMAAVLLWKPEGLFKQ, encoded by the coding sequence ATGGACTTCCCCAGCTTTCTCATCCAGCTGCTCAACAGCGTGCAATACGGCCTGCTGCTGTTCATGCTGGCCGCCGGCCTGACGCTGATCTTCGGCATCATGGGCGTGGTCAACCTCGCGCATGGCAGTTTCTACATGCTGGGCGCCTACCTGGCCTGGTCGCTGTCCACCCTGCTGGGCAGCCTGGTGCTGGCCATTGTGGTGGGCGCGGCGCTGTCGGTGGTGTTTGGCCTGGCACTCGAATGGCTGCTGTTTCGCCACTTCTACCAGCGCGATCACCTGGACCAGGTGTTGCTCACCTTCGGCCTGATCTACATCTTTGAGGAGATGCGCTCCATCCTGTGGGGCGATGACGTGCATGGCGTGAAAATTCCCGAGCTGCTGCGCGGCTCCATTCCGCTGACCGACACCCTGTCCTACCCGGTTTACCGGCTGTTCATGTCGGGCGTGTGCATCGTGCTGGCCCTGGGCCTGTACCTGCTGATTTCCAGAACCCGCCTGGGCATGAAGATCCGCGCCGGTGCCTTCAACCGCGACATGGCGGAGTCGCTGGGCATCAACATCAAGCTGATCCACGCCGTGGTGTTCGCGCTGGGCGTGGCATTGGCCACGGTGGCCGGCATGATTGCCGCGCCGATCTCCAGCGTCTACCCCAACATGGGCTCGCAGGTGCTGATCATGTGCTTTGTGGTGGTGGTGATCGGCGGCATCGGCTCGGTGCGCGGCGCCCTGATCTCGGCGCTGCTGGTGGGTCTGGTCGATACCTTTGGCAAGGTTCTCTTGCCCCAGCTCGCGGGCATGCTGGTCTACATGCTGATGGCGGCTGTGCTGCTGTGGAAACCTGAAGGCCTGTTCAAACAATGA
- a CDS encoding LysE family translocator encodes MTLSTYLLYVAAVALLILTPGPTMLMCVTNALNHGPRRAMTSVAGAVTAILCVMALSAMGLGALLAASETAFTVAKVAGAAYLIWLGIKTFRSESLAIEFTGGPQRQRTRSFYLQGFLVGASNPKAVLFFAAFFPQFLNPSAPVLPQFAVLALTFMAFELTVLTLCALGVSRLVPVLRSSTAVRWVNRVCGGLFTLMGGLLLLTRRNA; translated from the coding sequence ATGACCCTGTCCACCTACCTGCTGTACGTCGCGGCCGTTGCGCTGCTGATCCTCACCCCTGGCCCCACCATGCTCATGTGCGTGACCAACGCGCTCAACCATGGCCCGCGCCGCGCCATGACCTCGGTGGCGGGTGCGGTCACCGCCATCCTGTGCGTGATGGCGCTGTCGGCCATGGGCCTGGGTGCGCTGCTGGCGGCGTCTGAAACCGCGTTCACCGTGGCCAAGGTGGCCGGCGCGGCCTACCTGATCTGGCTGGGCATCAAGACCTTTCGCAGCGAGTCGCTGGCCATTGAATTCACGGGCGGGCCGCAACGCCAGCGCACGCGCTCTTTCTACCTGCAGGGCTTTCTGGTGGGCGCCAGCAACCCCAAGGCCGTGCTGTTCTTCGCGGCCTTCTTCCCGCAGTTCCTGAATCCGTCGGCGCCCGTGCTGCCCCAGTTTGCCGTGCTCGCTCTGACCTTCATGGCGTTCGAGCTCACCGTGCTCACGCTGTGCGCACTGGGCGTGTCGCGGCTGGTGCCCGTGCTGCGCTCCAGCACCGCGGTGCGCTGGGTCAACCGGGTCTGCGGCGGCCTGTTCACGCTCATGGGCGGCCTGCTGCTATTGACGCGCCGCAACGCCTGA
- a CDS encoding ABC transporter substrate-binding protein, which translates to MTTRRLVLTRSAAIVGAASTGLLLPQIARAQSGKVRVGFMLPYTGTYAQLGVAIENGVRMAIDEKGGKLGGREIEWFKVDDESEPSKGVENANKLVQRDKVDVLIGTVHSGVQMGIQKVARDSGVLSLIPNAGVLAATGALCAPNVFRTSFTNSQPTLALGKAMVDRGHKKAVWITWNYSAGAEAFAGFKESYTKAGGTIVKELAVPFPSVEFQALLTEIASIKPDAVACFFAGGGAAKFIRDYAAAGLKGKIPLYGSGFLTEGVLDAAGPAADGIITTMHYSDSLDTPRNKAFRLAYATTFRSQPDVYAVQGYDTGLLLTMGAAAVKGDFNNKKALYAAMEGAVIDSPRGKWKMSKSHNPIQDMYLRVVENKENKVIGVAAKALADSGAGCKMG; encoded by the coding sequence ATGACCACTCGCCGTCTTGTCCTGACCCGCAGCGCCGCCATTGTGGGCGCGGCCTCCACGGGCCTGTTGCTGCCCCAGATCGCCCGCGCCCAGAGCGGCAAGGTCCGCGTGGGCTTCATGCTGCCCTACACCGGCACCTACGCCCAGCTGGGCGTGGCCATTGAAAACGGTGTCCGCATGGCCATCGACGAAAAGGGTGGCAAGCTCGGCGGCCGCGAGATCGAGTGGTTCAAGGTGGACGACGAGTCCGAGCCGTCCAAGGGCGTTGAAAACGCCAACAAGCTGGTACAGCGCGACAAGGTGGATGTGCTCATCGGCACCGTGCACTCGGGCGTGCAGATGGGCATCCAGAAGGTGGCGCGCGACTCCGGCGTGCTCAGCCTGATCCCCAACGCCGGCGTTCTGGCCGCCACCGGCGCGCTGTGCGCCCCCAACGTGTTCCGCACCAGCTTCACCAATTCGCAGCCCACGCTGGCCCTGGGCAAGGCCATGGTCGACCGTGGCCACAAGAAGGCCGTGTGGATCACCTGGAACTACTCGGCCGGCGCCGAAGCCTTTGCCGGCTTCAAGGAAAGCTACACCAAGGCCGGCGGCACCATCGTCAAGGAACTGGCCGTGCCCTTCCCCAGCGTGGAATTCCAGGCCCTGCTCACCGAAATCGCGTCCATCAAGCCCGATGCCGTGGCCTGCTTCTTTGCCGGCGGCGGTGCCGCCAAGTTCATCCGCGACTACGCCGCGGCCGGCCTCAAGGGCAAGATCCCGCTGTATGGCTCGGGCTTCCTGACCGAAGGCGTGCTCGACGCCGCCGGCCCGGCCGCCGACGGCATCATCACCACCATGCACTACAGCGACTCGCTGGACACGCCGCGCAACAAGGCGTTCCGCCTGGCCTACGCCACCACCTTCCGCAGCCAGCCCGACGTGTACGCCGTGCAGGGTTACGACACGGGCCTGCTGCTCACCATGGGCGCCGCCGCGGTCAAGGGCGACTTCAACAACAAGAAGGCGCTGTACGCCGCCATGGAAGGCGCGGTCATCGACAGCCCGCGTGGCAAGTGGAAGATGAGCAAGTCCCACAACCCGATCCAGGACATGTACCTGCGCGTGGTTGAAAACAAGGAAAACAAGGTGATCGGCGTGGCCGCCAAGGCCCTGGCCGACTCCGGCGCCGGTTGCAAGATGGGCTGA